The following proteins are encoded in a genomic region of Xanthomonas citri pv. mangiferaeindicae:
- a CDS encoding cation diffusion facilitator family transporter produces MSAGANRPHPPPVERAPDPLGPAQQRELQRAARLCWWSLGLLGAVSVMMYVAMGGSKAMQTALAEDLLSLLPPAAFLIALRFRARGVDRTYINGRERAFDITFLASSVALTGMGALLVLDGLHVLITRAHPVVGTVLVGDTVVWQGWLMIAALAVSAIPPVVLGRMKLKVALALSSKPLYTDADMNKADWMTALAGIAGVLGIGFGLWWADAAAAIFIAVEVLRDGVRNLRNAVRDMHDARPQHADRSDDDPLPARIGEAVCALDGVRACRVRFHEEGLRLSGVVFVETEDGTLDTAMAQAVRETARAVHWRIDDVTATAAQPPRTPSV; encoded by the coding sequence ATGAGCGCCGGCGCCAACCGTCCCCACCCGCCGCCCGTCGAACGCGCGCCCGACCCGCTCGGACCGGCGCAGCAGCGCGAGCTCCAGCGCGCCGCCCGCCTGTGCTGGTGGTCCCTCGGTCTGCTTGGCGCGGTGTCAGTGATGATGTACGTCGCGATGGGCGGCTCGAAAGCGATGCAGACCGCGCTGGCCGAGGACCTGCTGAGCCTGTTGCCGCCAGCCGCGTTCCTGATCGCGCTGCGCTTTCGCGCCCGCGGCGTCGACCGCACCTATATCAACGGCCGCGAACGCGCGTTCGACATCACCTTCCTCGCGTCCTCGGTCGCGTTGACCGGCATGGGCGCCCTGCTGGTGCTCGACGGCCTGCATGTGCTGATCACGCGGGCGCATCCGGTCGTCGGGACCGTGCTCGTCGGCGACACCGTGGTCTGGCAGGGCTGGCTGATGATCGCCGCGCTCGCGGTCTCGGCGATCCCGCCGGTGGTCCTGGGCCGCATGAAGCTCAAGGTCGCGCTCGCGCTGTCATCCAAGCCGCTCTACACCGACGCCGACATGAACAAGGCCGACTGGATGACCGCGCTCGCGGGCATCGCCGGCGTGCTCGGCATCGGCTTCGGCCTGTGGTGGGCGGACGCCGCAGCTGCCATCTTTATCGCCGTTGAAGTGCTGCGCGATGGCGTGCGCAACCTGCGTAACGCTGTGCGCGACATGCACGACGCCCGTCCGCAGCACGCCGACCGCAGCGACGACGATCCGCTGCCCGCGCGGATCGGCGAAGCGGTCTGCGCACTCGACGGCGTGCGCGCCTGCCGCGTGCGCTTCCACGAGGAAGGCCTGCGGCTGTCGGGTGTGGTGTTCGTGGAGACCGAGGATGGCACCCTCGATACGGCGATGGCACAAGCAGTGCGCGAGACCGCCCGCGCCGTCCACTGGCGGATCGACGACGTCACTGCGACTGCCGCGCAGCCGCCGCGCACGCCGTCCGTCTGA
- a CDS encoding molybdate ABC transporter substrate-binding protein — translation MSRRLRAWLLPALLLFAAVPAFAQTPLTVFAAASLKESLDAAAAQYARQTGQPVRVSYAASSALARQIAQRAPADVFVSADLDWMDWLAERGLIAPGSRRDLLGNRLVLIAPAGSAAQPFALDAGSDLLPLLGARGRLSLALTASVPAGKYAKAAFASLGTWDALRPRVAESDSVRAALALVARGEAPLGVVYASDARAEPRVKVLATFPADSHPQIIYPIARVAGSAQPRQADAFVRWLDGDAAAEIFRRHGFTIR, via the coding sequence TTGTCCCGCCGCCTCCGCGCCTGGCTGCTGCCCGCCCTGCTCCTGTTCGCGGCCGTGCCCGCGTTCGCACAGACACCGCTGACCGTGTTCGCAGCCGCCAGCCTCAAGGAATCGCTCGATGCCGCCGCTGCCCAGTACGCGCGCCAGACCGGCCAGCCGGTGCGGGTGTCGTACGCGGCCAGTTCGGCACTGGCGCGCCAGATCGCGCAGCGCGCGCCGGCCGACGTGTTCGTCTCCGCCGATCTGGACTGGATGGACTGGCTAGCCGAGCGCGGACTGATCGCCCCCGGCTCGCGGCGCGACCTGCTGGGCAACCGGCTGGTGCTGATCGCACCCGCCGGCAGCGCCGCGCAGCCGTTCGCGCTGGATGCAGGCAGCGACCTGCTGCCGCTGCTGGGCGCGCGCGGGCGCCTGTCGCTGGCGCTCACTGCCAGCGTGCCGGCCGGCAAGTACGCCAAGGCCGCGTTCGCGTCCTTGGGCACCTGGGACGCGCTGCGCCCGCGCGTCGCCGAGTCCGACAGCGTGCGCGCAGCACTCGCCCTGGTTGCCCGCGGCGAGGCGCCGCTGGGCGTGGTCTACGCGAGCGATGCGCGCGCCGAGCCGCGGGTCAAGGTGCTGGCGACGTTCCCGGCCGACAGCCATCCACAGATCATTTATCCGATCGCGCGGGTGGCGGGCAGTGCGCAACCGCGCCAGGCCGACGCGTTCGTGCGCTGGCTCGACGGCGACGCCGCGGCGGAGATCTTCCGCCGCCACGGTTTCACGATCCGCTGA
- a CDS encoding molybdenum ABC transporter ATP-binding protein gives MSLAIDIQLRLGHFAREVRIDADQRVIALTGPSGAGKTSVLNAIAGLVRPYAGRIEIDGRVLFDSARRIDLPVHRRRVGYVFQDARLFPHLDVQRNLRYGRHTGPQTIALDDVVELLGIGHLLARRPAHLSGGEAQRVAIGRALLSQPAMLLFDEPLSALDQARREELIPWLQRVRDEVRLPMLYVSHHPDEVRRLADTVHVLDGPVASTTRSVGEAFVHR, from the coding sequence ATGAGCCTGGCGATCGACATCCAGCTGCGCCTGGGCCACTTCGCGCGCGAGGTGCGCATCGACGCCGATCAGCGCGTGATCGCGCTGACCGGGCCATCCGGCGCAGGCAAGACCAGTGTGCTCAATGCGATTGCCGGCCTGGTACGCCCTTACGCCGGACGCATCGAGATCGATGGTCGCGTGCTGTTCGACAGCGCACGCCGGATCGACCTGCCGGTGCATCGGCGACGCGTCGGCTACGTGTTCCAGGACGCCCGGTTGTTCCCGCACCTGGATGTCCAGCGCAACCTGCGCTACGGACGCCACACGGGTCCGCAGACTATTGCGCTGGATGACGTGGTCGAGCTCCTCGGCATCGGCCATCTGCTCGCGCGCCGCCCTGCACATCTGTCGGGCGGTGAGGCGCAGCGCGTCGCGATCGGCCGCGCCCTGCTCTCGCAGCCGGCGATGCTGCTGTTCGACGAGCCGCTGTCGGCGCTCGACCAGGCACGCCGGGAGGAGTTGATTCCCTGGCTGCAGCGCGTCCGCGACGAGGTCCGACTGCCGATGCTCTACGTCAGTCACCACCCCGACGAAGTCAGGCGGCTGGCCGATACCGTGCATGTGCTCGACGGACCGGTCGCATCGACAACGCGCAGCGTGGGCGAAGCGTTCGTGCATCGATGA
- a CDS encoding molybdate ABC transporter permease, translating to MAPTAWYAFSPDELVAIGLSLKVATAAALGSLPLGIAIAWLLARRRFPGKALLDALVHLPLVLPPVVVGYTLLVVLGGNGPVGLWLERTFGVSVAFRWTGAALASALMGFPLMVRTIRLSIDNVDRRLEQAAATLGAGPWRVFLTITLPLAWPGVVAGAVLAFAKALGEFGATITFVSNIPGETQTMSSAIYGLLQVPGGEAGIWRLALVAIAISLAALLASEWLVRRQRGDRDA from the coding sequence ATGGCGCCCACCGCCTGGTATGCCTTCTCGCCCGACGAACTGGTCGCGATCGGCCTGAGCCTCAAGGTCGCCACTGCGGCTGCGCTCGGCAGCCTGCCGCTCGGCATCGCGATCGCCTGGCTGCTGGCGCGTCGGCGCTTTCCGGGCAAGGCATTGCTCGACGCCCTGGTGCATCTGCCGCTGGTGCTGCCACCGGTCGTGGTCGGCTACACGCTGCTGGTGGTGCTAGGCGGCAATGGCCCGGTCGGGCTGTGGCTCGAACGCACGTTTGGCGTCAGTGTCGCGTTCCGCTGGACCGGTGCCGCGCTCGCCAGCGCGCTGATGGGCTTTCCGCTAATGGTGCGCACGATCCGCTTGTCGATCGATAACGTCGACCGCCGGCTCGAGCAGGCCGCGGCAACCCTCGGCGCCGGCCCGTGGCGCGTGTTCCTGACGATCACGTTGCCGCTGGCTTGGCCCGGCGTGGTGGCTGGCGCCGTCCTCGCATTCGCCAAGGCGCTGGGCGAGTTCGGCGCGACGATCACCTTCGTCTCCAACATCCCCGGCGAGACGCAGACCATGTCCTCGGCGATCTACGGTCTGCTGCAGGTGCCTGGTGGCGAAGCCGGCATCTGGCGCTTGGCCCTGGTCGCGATCGCGATCTCGCTCGCGGCGCTGCTGGCCTCTGAATGGCTGGTCCGCCGCCAGCGTGGAGACCGCGACGCATGA
- a CDS encoding MBL fold metallo-hydrolase — MPPEVTPFFHAASSTWSYIVRDRRSRAAAIIDPVLDFDAASARTATVSAGHLLDHVRRHDLDVQWILETHAHADHLSAGDWLRRQLPNACLAIGEGIRNVQKTFRPIFNLGEHFPVDGSQFDRLFAPETVFAIGEMTAQAIPVPGHTSDSNAYLIGDALFTGDSLFMPDGGTARCDFPGGDAATLYRSIQRLFTLPDTTRVFVCHDYGPGGRPVACETTIGHQRRENIHVRDGIDEATFVAMRTARDATLAMPALLLPAVQTNLRAGALPEPEANGVRYLKLPIDTL, encoded by the coding sequence ATGCCGCCCGAGGTCACCCCGTTCTTCCACGCCGCCAGCAGCACGTGGAGCTATATCGTCCGCGATCGGCGCTCGCGCGCGGCTGCGATCATCGACCCGGTGCTCGACTTCGACGCCGCCTCGGCGAGGACCGCCACGGTGTCGGCCGGCCATCTGCTCGACCATGTGCGCCGCCATGACCTCGACGTGCAGTGGATCCTGGAGACCCATGCCCACGCCGATCATCTGTCGGCAGGGGACTGGCTACGCCGGCAACTGCCCAACGCGTGCCTGGCGATCGGCGAGGGCATCCGCAACGTGCAGAAGACCTTTCGCCCGATCTTCAATCTCGGCGAGCACTTCCCGGTGGACGGGTCGCAGTTCGACCGGCTGTTCGCGCCTGAGACCGTGTTCGCCATCGGCGAAATGACCGCGCAGGCCATCCCCGTGCCCGGGCACACCAGCGACAGCAATGCGTATCTGATCGGCGATGCGCTGTTCACCGGCGACTCGCTGTTCATGCCCGACGGCGGCACCGCCCGCTGCGATTTCCCGGGCGGCGATGCGGCGACGCTGTACCGCTCGATCCAACGCTTGTTCACCCTGCCCGACACCACCCGCGTCTTCGTCTGTCACGACTACGGGCCCGGCGGTCGCCCGGTGGCCTGCGAGACGACGATCGGCCACCAGCGGCGCGAGAACATCCACGTCCGCGACGGCATCGACGAGGCCACGTTCGTCGCGATGCGTACCGCGCGCGATGCGACGCTGGCGATGCCGGCGCTGCTGCTGCCGGCAGTGCAGACCAATCTGCGCGCTGGAGCGCTGCCCGAACCCGAAGCCAACGGCGTGCGCTATCTCAAGCTGCCGATCGACACGCTGTAG
- a CDS encoding BolA family transcriptional regulator: protein MTTRADHLRDALAALQPSHLEVHDESHMHSRGLETHYKAVIVSETFTGKRAIQRHQLVYRTLGEQMQRIHALALHTFTPEEWAAEARVPDSPTCRGGSKHDLKNAAAHKSS from the coding sequence ATGACCACGCGAGCCGACCACCTGCGCGATGCCCTTGCCGCCCTGCAGCCGAGCCACCTGGAGGTGCACGACGAGAGCCATATGCACAGCCGCGGGCTCGAAACGCACTACAAGGCGGTGATCGTCAGCGAGACGTTCACGGGCAAGCGCGCGATCCAGCGCCACCAACTCGTCTACCGCACGCTGGGCGAGCAGATGCAACGCATCCACGCACTCGCGCTGCACACCTTCACGCCCGAGGAGTGGGCGGCCGAGGCGCGAGTGCCCGACTCGCCGACCTGCCGCGGCGGTAGCAAGCACGACCTGAAGAACGCGGCCGCACACAAATCCTCCTGA
- a CDS encoding endonuclease — MRRFVLSSCLLALAAASPSALAWGQLGHRLVAQLAERDLTPQARAQVDALLADEPDPTLGGIASWADALREHDPDLGRRSAKWHYVNIGESGCRYQATRDCPNGDCVVEAIVAQTAILADTTRPRAERITALKFVVHFVGDAHQPMHAGYAHDKGGNTHQINHRGRGTNLHAFWDSGMLNSAGRRDADWLTHLATLPPPTPAARVLPPPAQDWAETACRIAVAPGVYPARGRLGQDYVSTHLPTVEQQLRDAGARLGTLLNAALAPTAP, encoded by the coding sequence ATGCGCCGTTTCGTTCTGTCGTCCTGTCTGCTCGCCCTCGCGGCGGCCTCCCCGTCCGCACTTGCCTGGGGTCAACTCGGCCACCGGCTGGTCGCCCAGCTCGCCGAGCGCGACCTCACTCCGCAGGCGCGGGCACAAGTCGACGCGCTGCTCGCAGATGAACCCGACCCGACCCTGGGTGGCATTGCCTCCTGGGCCGATGCCCTGCGTGAGCACGACCCGGACCTGGGCCGCCGCTCGGCGAAATGGCACTACGTCAACATCGGTGAGTCGGGCTGTCGCTACCAGGCCACACGCGACTGCCCAAACGGCGATTGCGTGGTCGAGGCGATCGTCGCCCAGACCGCGATCCTGGCCGATACCACGCGCCCGCGCGCGGAGCGCATCACCGCGCTGAAATTCGTCGTGCACTTCGTCGGTGATGCGCATCAGCCGATGCACGCCGGCTACGCCCATGACAAGGGCGGCAACACCCACCAGATCAACCACCGCGGACGCGGCACCAACCTGCACGCGTTCTGGGACAGCGGCATGCTCAACAGCGCCGGGCGCCGCGATGCCGACTGGCTGACGCACCTAGCGACGCTGCCGCCGCCTACACCCGCGGCACGCGTGTTGCCACCGCCCGCCCAGGACTGGGCCGAGACCGCCTGCCGCATCGCGGTCGCACCCGGTGTGTATCCCGCGCGTGGCCGGCTTGGCCAGGATTACGTGAGCACCCACCTGCCGACCGTCGAGCAGCAACTGCGCGATGCCGGCGCCCGGCTGGGCACGCTGCTCAATGCCGCCCTGGCGCCCACAGCGCCCTGA
- a CDS encoding acetyl-CoA hydrolase — MTSHLHDLDAAVARIRAHVDGPLHIGAPLGIGKPHRLLNALYAAAVADPSRPLTLYTALSLDPPSGGADLQGRFLGPFAQRHFGEDFVRLDYVQALRRDALPPHISVEEFYMQSGAMLGSTQAQRRYASLNYTHVARALVDRGVNVLVQKVAANEDGSRLSLSSNTDLTFDTIDALVHAGHPRPLLVAEIDPELPWLGGTAAVDAGFFDLVVTPPPPYPRLFGLPRQPVSDADYAIGFYASALVRDGGTLQIGIGALADALCHALALRHIDNAAYRRVLHALDPDLITHPTVVACGGLDPFETGLYGCSEMINEGFKRLVEVGVIRRKVVDKAALMRRANDGTASALDRELIERDGEFLHGAFYLGSPDFYAWLRGLDDDTRRGIGMKRVGEVNELYGLDEGLERLQRRDARFFNSCMMATALGAAVSDALGDGRVVSGVGGQYNFVAMAHALPDARSALLLRATREAGGRCESNIRWQYGHTTIPRHLRDLYITEYGIADVRGATDEDCVRTMVRLADADHQSALLEHARAAGKLDPRFVRPSAWGRNTATRLRDALAPLRRDGTLPAYPLGSDFDAVEQRLLQALSWLKSASATRTGKLRTVLAALREGRSDDTAALQRMALDAPRGLQERLLARLLALGLRRTVAADPAPPSSDG, encoded by the coding sequence ATGACGTCCCATCTCCACGATCTCGACGCCGCCGTCGCCCGCATCCGCGCCCATGTCGATGGCCCGCTGCACATCGGCGCCCCGCTGGGCATCGGCAAGCCGCACCGCCTGCTCAACGCCCTGTACGCCGCTGCGGTGGCGGACCCGTCGCGCCCGCTGACCCTGTACACCGCCCTGTCACTCGATCCGCCGTCGGGCGGCGCCGACCTGCAGGGGCGCTTCCTCGGTCCCTTCGCGCAGCGTCACTTCGGCGAGGACTTCGTCCGGCTCGACTACGTGCAGGCGCTACGCCGCGACGCGCTGCCGCCGCACATCAGCGTCGAGGAGTTCTACATGCAGTCCGGCGCGATGCTGGGCTCCACCCAGGCCCAGCGCCGGTACGCCAGCCTCAACTACACCCATGTCGCCCGCGCGCTCGTCGACCGCGGCGTCAACGTGCTGGTGCAGAAGGTCGCGGCCAACGAGGACGGCAGCCGGCTGTCGCTGTCGTCGAACACCGATCTGACTTTCGACACCATCGACGCCCTCGTCCACGCCGGCCACCCGCGGCCGCTGCTGGTGGCCGAGATCGATCCCGAACTGCCGTGGCTCGGCGGCACCGCCGCGGTCGACGCCGGATTCTTCGACCTCGTCGTGACGCCACCGCCCCCTTACCCGCGCCTGTTCGGCCTGCCGCGGCAGCCGGTCTCCGATGCCGACTACGCGATCGGGTTCTACGCCAGCGCGCTGGTCCGCGACGGCGGCACGCTGCAGATCGGCATCGGCGCGCTGGCCGACGCGCTTTGCCACGCGCTGGCGTTGCGGCACATCGACAATGCGGCCTACCGCCGGGTGCTGCACGCACTCGATCCCGACCTGATCACGCATCCGACCGTCGTGGCCTGCGGCGGACTCGACCCGTTCGAGACCGGCCTGTACGGCTGCAGCGAGATGATCAACGAGGGGTTCAAGCGCCTGGTCGAGGTCGGCGTGATCCGTCGCAAGGTGGTCGACAAGGCCGCGTTGATGCGGCGGGCCAACGACGGCACCGCCAGCGCCCTGGACCGGGAACTGATCGAGCGCGACGGCGAGTTCCTGCACGGCGCGTTCTACCTTGGCTCGCCGGACTTCTACGCTTGGCTGCGCGGGCTCGACGACGACACCCGGCGCGGCATCGGCATGAAGCGTGTGGGCGAGGTCAACGAACTCTACGGGCTCGACGAAGGGCTCGAGCGTCTGCAGCGCCGCGACGCGCGCTTCTTCAACAGCTGCATGATGGCGACCGCGCTCGGCGCCGCGGTCTCCGATGCCCTCGGCGACGGCCGCGTGGTCTCGGGTGTGGGCGGGCAGTACAACTTCGTCGCGATGGCGCACGCATTGCCCGACGCGCGCTCGGCGCTGCTGTTGCGCGCCACGCGCGAGGCCGGCGGCCGCTGTGAATCGAATATCCGCTGGCAGTACGGGCACACGACGATCCCGCGTCACCTGCGCGACCTCTACATCACCGAGTACGGCATCGCCGATGTACGCGGTGCGACCGACGAGGACTGCGTACGGACCATGGTGCGCTTGGCCGATGCCGACCACCAGAGCGCGCTGCTCGAACACGCCCGTGCGGCCGGCAAACTCGATCCCCGCTTCGTCCGGCCGTCGGCCTGGGGCCGCAACACCGCGACGCGTCTTCGCGATGCCCTGGCACCGCTGCGCCGCGATGGCACCCTGCCGGCCTACCCGCTGGGTAGCGACTTCGACGCCGTCGAACAGCGCCTGTTGCAGGCCTTGTCCTGGCTCAAATCGGCCTCCGCGACCCGGACGGGCAAGCTGCGCACCGTGCTCGCCGCGCTGCGCGAGGGTCGCAGCGACGACACCGCCGCGCTGCAACGCATGGCCCTCGACGCGCCCCGCGGCCTGCAGGAGCGACTGCTTGCGCGTCTGCTGGCACTAGGGCTGCGCAGGACGGTGGCGGCCGATCCTGCGCCCCCTTCATCGGACGGCTGA
- a CDS encoding flavin reductase, with the protein MRPPRKQSVPVEHTRRYLEPGPVVLLSTAHGGERGIMTLGWHMMLGYDLVGTYLWQANRSHALAKRSRECVINLPTDALLDTVVGIGNCSGREGDKFERFGLTAHGATDVEAPLIAECHANFECRLHETRITADYPLFVWRVVRAHVAPRPVWPRTVHYRGDGRFMIAGPTRSRRVLFRPEMLDQ; encoded by the coding sequence ATGCGTCCTCCACGCAAGCAATCGGTCCCGGTCGAACATACCCGACGCTACCTGGAACCGGGACCGGTCGTGCTGCTGTCGACCGCCCACGGCGGCGAGCGTGGGATCATGACGCTGGGCTGGCACATGATGCTGGGCTACGACCTGGTCGGCACCTATCTCTGGCAGGCCAATCGCAGCCACGCGCTGGCCAAGCGCAGCCGCGAATGCGTGATCAACCTCCCCACCGATGCCCTGCTCGACACCGTCGTGGGCATCGGCAACTGCAGCGGCCGCGAGGGCGACAAGTTCGAACGTTTCGGCCTGACCGCGCACGGGGCCACCGACGTCGAGGCGCCGTTGATCGCCGAGTGCCATGCCAACTTCGAGTGCCGGCTGCACGAGACGCGGATCACCGCCGACTATCCGCTGTTCGTCTGGCGCGTGGTCCGCGCCCATGTTGCGCCGCGGCCCGTATGGCCGCGGACCGTGCACTACCGGGGCGATGGCCGCTTCATGATCGCCGGCCCGACGCGCTCGCGGCGCGTGCTGTTCCGGCCGGAGATGCTCGACCAGTGA
- a CDS encoding ferric-rhodotorulic acid/ferric-coprogen receptor FhuE, protein MRRRSLRLASARRAPLACATLVALSSLGFASGAIADDAADRVTTLDGLQVKGERAEGYSVRRTSAGTRFDLTAREIPQSVSIISHERIADQNLDDIIDVLANTTGVSSTQSDSERTEFYARGFYIDSYQFDGLPTQMVQNWSYGDSGLDLALYDRVEIVRGATGLLSGAGNPSASVNLVRKHADSAELTGSVSLNIGEWGRNRTTVDVTTPLNASGTVRARAIGSYLETDAQMERYSQRKQLGYVVIDADLTPDTQLSVGYDYQHKRANGATWGGFPMLYSDGTRTPYGPSFNANPEWTYWDTTSKRAFATLTHAFASGWNLRVGATHDRTKANDKLFYPAYNDWVTGGSLLDRDTGAGVTPSAGLYNTERQVDAVDGYVEGPFQLFGREHQVMGGLSYNKRDFANYGDYQGGWAPIVYPDELRNFPQPIWNPLSLASEGTITQKAAYAATRLSLADPLKLIVGARYTEWESEGELADRSHTSTTPYAGLVFEINDTYSTYASYTEIFQPQVARDINYNYLDPVDGKSYELGVKGAWFDNRLNASFAVFRIEQDNVAQVTTTPIPGHPNEFASIAARGTVSRGFEFEVNGQLAPGWNATFGASRYVAKDINGADINTRLPQSTLKAFTSYTPRSLPALTVGGGVNWQNRIYYPVPAYDLQLEQSGYALVNAFVRYQLGPEWSVQANLNNLLDKEYLAQVNGYGAYGEKRNGQLTFTYSF, encoded by the coding sequence ATGCGCCGTCGTTCCCTGCGTCTTGCCTCTGCCCGGCGGGCACCGCTCGCCTGTGCGACCCTGGTCGCGCTGTCCTCCCTGGGGTTCGCGTCGGGCGCAATCGCCGATGACGCCGCGGACCGGGTCACCACGCTCGATGGCCTGCAGGTCAAGGGCGAGCGCGCCGAGGGCTATTCGGTCCGCCGGACGTCCGCCGGTACCCGCTTCGATCTGACCGCGCGCGAGATTCCGCAGTCGGTCAGCATCATCAGCCACGAGCGCATTGCCGACCAGAATCTCGACGACATCATCGACGTGCTGGCCAATACGACCGGCGTCAGCAGCACTCAGTCCGACAGCGAGCGCACCGAGTTCTATGCGCGCGGGTTCTACATCGACAGCTACCAGTTCGACGGGCTGCCGACGCAGATGGTGCAGAACTGGAGCTACGGCGACTCGGGGCTCGACCTGGCGCTGTACGACCGCGTCGAGATCGTGCGTGGGGCGACCGGCCTGCTCAGCGGCGCGGGCAATCCATCGGCCTCGGTCAACCTGGTCCGCAAGCATGCCGACAGCGCCGAGCTGACGGGCAGCGTGTCGCTCAACATCGGCGAGTGGGGCCGTAACCGCACGACCGTCGACGTGACGACACCGCTCAATGCCAGCGGCACCGTGCGCGCTCGCGCGATCGGCAGTTATCTCGAGACCGATGCGCAGATGGAGCGCTACAGCCAGCGCAAGCAGCTGGGCTATGTGGTGATCGATGCCGATCTCACGCCCGACACCCAGCTCAGCGTGGGCTACGACTACCAGCACAAGCGCGCCAACGGCGCGACCTGGGGCGGGTTCCCGATGCTGTATTCGGACGGCACTCGAACCCCGTACGGCCCATCGTTCAACGCCAACCCCGAGTGGACCTACTGGGACACCACCAGCAAGCGCGCGTTCGCGACCCTCACGCACGCCTTCGCCAGTGGCTGGAACCTGCGCGTCGGCGCCACCCACGACCGCACCAAGGCCAACGACAAGCTGTTCTACCCGGCCTACAACGACTGGGTCACCGGCGGCTCGCTGCTCGACCGCGACACCGGTGCGGGCGTGACGCCGTCAGCGGGCCTGTACAACACCGAGCGCCAGGTCGATGCGGTGGACGGCTATGTCGAAGGCCCCTTCCAACTGTTCGGCCGCGAGCATCAGGTGATGGGCGGCTTGAGCTACAACAAGCGCGACTTCGCCAACTATGGCGATTACCAGGGCGGCTGGGCACCGATCGTCTATCCGGACGAGCTCCGGAACTTCCCGCAGCCGATCTGGAACCCGCTGAGCCTCGCCAGCGAGGGCACCATCACCCAGAAGGCGGCCTACGCGGCCACGCGCCTGTCGCTGGCCGATCCGTTGAAGCTGATCGTCGGCGCGCGCTACACCGAGTGGGAGAGCGAGGGCGAACTGGCCGATCGCAGCCACACCTCGACCACGCCGTATGCCGGCCTGGTGTTCGAGATCAACGACACCTACTCGACCTACGCCAGCTACACCGAAATCTTCCAGCCGCAGGTCGCGCGCGACATCAACTACAACTATCTGGATCCGGTCGACGGCAAGAGTTACGAGCTCGGTGTCAAGGGCGCATGGTTCGACAACCGCTTGAATGCATCGTTCGCTGTATTCCGGATCGAGCAGGACAACGTGGCCCAGGTCACCACCACACCGATTCCGGGCCATCCGAACGAGTTCGCCTCCATCGCCGCGCGCGGCACCGTCAGCCGTGGCTTCGAGTTCGAGGTGAACGGCCAGTTGGCACCGGGCTGGAACGCGACGTTCGGTGCATCGCGCTACGTGGCCAAGGATATCAATGGCGCCGACATCAATACGCGCCTGCCGCAGTCCACGCTCAAGGCCTTCACCAGCTACACCCCGCGCAGCCTGCCGGCGCTGACCGTCGGCGGTGGTGTGAACTGGCAGAACCGCATCTACTACCCGGTGCCGGCCTACGACCTGCAGCTCGAGCAGAGCGGCTATGCGCTGGTCAACGCCTTCGTGCGGTACCAGTTGGGTCCGGAGTGGAGCGTGCAGGCCAACCTCAACAATCTGTTGGACAAGGAATACCTGGCGCAGGTCAACGGTTACGGCGCCTACGGCGAGAAACGCAATGGGCAGCTGACCTTCACCTACAGCTTCTGA